A stretch of Terriglobia bacterium DNA encodes these proteins:
- a CDS encoding iron-sulfur cluster assembly scaffold protein: MYSAQVLDHFEHPRNVGELNDPTAMARMENPACGDVMELSLRVEGERIVEVRYRTKGCVPAIACGSALTEMIAGRTISEARAMRRIELVMKLGGLPIASLHASHLAMDALAAALNQLRMKKSE, encoded by the coding sequence ATGTACTCCGCCCAGGTTCTGGACCACTTCGAACATCCGCGCAATGTTGGCGAGTTGAACGACCCGACGGCCATGGCGCGAATGGAGAATCCCGCTTGCGGTGACGTGATGGAGCTGTCGTTGCGTGTTGAAGGAGAGCGAATCGTCGAGGTGCGCTATCGCACAAAAGGATGCGTGCCCGCGATTGCCTGCGGATCCGCCTTAACCGAAATGATCGCCGGTAGAACCATCAGCGAGGCGCGCGCTATGCGCCGGATCGAGCTGGTGATGAAGCTCGGCGGCCTGCCCATCGCATCCCTGCACGCCAGCCACTTGGCGATGGACGCGCTGGCGGCGGCGCTAAACCAATTAAGAATGAAGAAGTCAGAATGA
- a CDS encoding radical SAM protein, whose product MGSRGSSPPEHGPRTTDYELRATAYNHLVGFDYFHYAKTAFRPAGLESVFLFVTSTCNSLCRTCFYWDELNQGRDLTLQQIENLSRTAPKFHKLWISGGEPFMRKELAEIIELFYVNNGVRHINLPTNGLLPAKIESVISALLQRCPELVIDLNFSLDGLANTHDAIRGVPNNFQKTLATMDMAARKWHGVRRLRRNVVTCVTAENYRELVELGQKMMRETDSDGHYFEIIRGDPMDASLKRLPRQELVALHRRLMFFHQRYAEQLFSHLPALPRALARAYYLGNIKFHFDIHEQNHYSDKAWPMACTAGQSTIVIDHDGHFRACEQRPKLGRVQDFDCNLSAALASSLMRAEVKAIPEAKCWCTHSCWIHSSSKFSPKVLLFHIPWAYLKSRWQKLPETDIADLERFVVNDAPTPG is encoded by the coding sequence ATGGGATCGAGAGGGTCGTCACCTCCGGAACACGGGCCACGGACTACCGACTACGAACTGCGGGCCACCGCATATAATCACCTGGTGGGGTTCGACTACTTCCATTACGCCAAGACGGCATTTCGTCCTGCCGGGCTGGAGTCGGTGTTTCTGTTCGTCACCTCGACCTGCAATTCGCTCTGCCGTACCTGTTTTTACTGGGACGAACTTAACCAGGGCCGCGATCTCACGTTGCAGCAGATCGAAAACCTCAGCCGCACCGCGCCCAAGTTTCACAAGCTCTGGATCTCCGGCGGCGAGCCCTTCATGCGCAAGGAGCTGGCCGAGATCATCGAGCTCTTCTATGTCAACAACGGCGTGCGGCACATCAACCTGCCGACCAACGGCCTGCTCCCGGCCAAAATCGAATCGGTCATCTCAGCGCTGTTGCAGCGTTGCCCGGAGCTGGTCATCGACCTGAACTTTTCACTCGACGGGCTGGCCAACACCCACGACGCCATCCGCGGCGTGCCCAACAATTTTCAGAAGACGCTGGCGACCATGGACATGGCGGCTCGCAAGTGGCATGGTGTGCGGCGGCTGCGGCGCAACGTGGTCACCTGCGTCACGGCGGAAAACTATCGCGAACTGGTCGAACTCGGCCAAAAGATGATGCGCGAGACCGACTCCGACGGTCACTACTTCGAGATCATCCGCGGCGATCCGATGGACGCTTCGCTGAAGCGCCTGCCGCGCCAGGAACTGGTCGCGCTGCACCGGCGGCTGATGTTCTTTCACCAGCGCTACGCCGAGCAACTGTTTTCTCACCTGCCGGCGTTGCCGCGTGCGCTGGCTCGGGCCTACTATCTGGGAAACATAAAGTTTCACTTCGATATTCATGAGCAAAACCATTACAGCGACAAGGCTTGGCCGATGGCCTGCACTGCCGGTCAGAGCACCATCGTGATCGATCACGACGGCCACTTCCGCGCCTGCGAACAGCGCCCCAAGCTCGGCCGGGTGCAGGATTTCGATTGCAACCTCTCCGCCGCGCTGGCTTCGTCGCTGATGCGCGCAGAGGTGAAGGCGATCCCGGAAGCGAAGTGCTGGTGCACTCATTCCTGCTGGATTCACAGCTCGTCCAAATTCAGTCCCAAGGTGCTGCTCTTCCACATTCCGTGGGCATACCTGAAATCGCGCTGGCAGAAATTGCCGGAGACCGACATCGCGGACCTGGAGCGGTTCGTGGTGAACGATGCACCCACTCCTGGGTAG